A DNA window from Vigna angularis cultivar LongXiaoDou No.4 chromosome 1, ASM1680809v1, whole genome shotgun sequence contains the following coding sequences:
- the LOC108347725 gene encoding uncharacterized protein LOC108347725 produces the protein MSSFDLLLFSLSRVLCSPIAVFFQIQGCMICLTLALGWACAAYVRNREIKQMKDCMKNGNSFSFLSHDINELEHSYQLNLPRVTVIMPLKGFGEHNLHNWRSQITSLYGGPIEFLFVVESIEDPAYHAVSRLIAEFEDHVDAKVVVADLSTTCSQKIHNQLVGVETMHKDSKYVLFLDDDVRLHPGSIGALTREMEKNPEIFIQTGYPLDLPSGSLGSYCIYEYHMPCSMGFATGGKTFFLWGGCMMMHADDFRQDRYGVVSGLKDGGYSDDMTLAAISGAHKRLITSPPVAVFPHPLASDLNFGRYWNYLRKQTFVLESYTTNVNWIMNRALFTTHCYLSWGFVAPYVMAMIHVAAALRFYNKEFFPEEITYSSGGLLLVTILAICTLVELLSMWNLTRIEVQLCNMLSPEAPQLSLASYNWCLVFIAMLVDNFLYPVSAFRSHFSQSINWSGIRYYLKDGKISKIERTQRSKDMGPVFTDLGGKHLYGKKGMPTRGSFLSSLSRSLAQWHQPKKFDN, from the exons ATGTCTTCCTTTGATTTGTTACTGTTTTCTCTGAGCAGGGTCTTGTGTAGTCCCATCGCGGTTTTCTTTCAGATCCAG GGGTGTATGATTTGCTTAACACTTGCTCTTGGGTGGGCCTGTGCTGCTTATGTGAG GAACAGAGAGATCAAACAAATGAAGGATTGTATGAAGAATGGCAATagcttttctttcctttctcatgACATTAACGAACTTGAGCACTCCTACCAACTCAATCTTCCAAGAGTAACTGTGATTATGCCCCTAAAAGGGTTTGGAGAACATAATCTCCATAACTGGAGGAGTCAG ATAACATCTCTATATGGTGGTCCTATTGAATTTCTTTTTGTGGTAGAAAGTATCGAGGATCCTGCTTACCATGCTGTATCAAGGCTAATAGCAGAATTTGAG GATCATGTTGATGCTAAGGTTGTTGTAGCTGATTTGTCAACAACTTGTAGTCAAAAAATTCACAATCAATTG GTTGGAGTGGAGACAATGCATAAAGATAGCAAGTATGTATTGTTTTTGGATGATGATGTTAGGTTACATCCTGGATCAATTGGAGCACTCACTCGTGAGATGGAGAAGAACCCTGAG ATATTTATTCAAACGGGATACCCTCTTGATCTGCCATCTGGAAGCCTGGGGAGTTACTGCATCTATGAATACCATATG CCTTGTTCAATGGGCTTTGCCACTGGTGGAAAAACATTCTTTTTGTGGGGAGGGTGCATGATG atGCATGCTGATGACTTTAGGCAAGATCGTTACGGTGTAGTCTCAGGACTTAAAGATGGTGGATATTCCGATGATATGACTCTTGCAGCCATATCCG GGGCTCACAAAAGGCTCATTACTTCTCCCCCTGTTGCTGTGTTTCCTCATCCCCTTGCAAGTGATCTTAATTTTGGAAG ATATTGGAATTACTTGAGGAAGCAAACATTTGTTTTGGAGTCCTACACAACAAATGTTAACTGGATAATGAATCGTGCATTGTTTACTACACACTGTTATTTATCATGGGGATTTGTAGCACCATATGTTATGGCGATGATTCATGTTGCAGCAGCCTTAAGATTTTACAATAAAGAGTTCTTTCCTGAAGAAATTACCTACAGTTCTGGTG GGTTGTTATTGGTGACCATCCTAGCCATATGCACTCTTGTTGAACTTCTTTCAATGTGGAACTTGACGCGGATAGAAGTCCAGCTGTGCAACATGTTGTCTCCGGAGGCGCCACAACTCTCCCTCGCATCTTATAATTGGTGTCTT GTGTTCATTGCAATGCTGGTGGATAACTTCCTATATCCCGTATCTGCCTTCCGCTCTCATTTTTCTCAATCTATCAACTGGTCTGGTATTCGGTACTATTTGAAAGATGGGAAAATTAGCAAG ATTGAAAGAACTCAAAGAAGCAAGGATATGGGTCCAGTTTTCACAGATTTGGGAGGAAAACATTTATACGGAAAGAAAGGGATGCCTACTAGAGGATCATTCCTGAGTTCTTTGTCCAGAAGTTTGGCACAATGGCATCAACCCAAGAAATTTGATAACTAG
- the LOC108346860 gene encoding uncharacterized protein LOC108346860 isoform X1, whose protein sequence is MYTNISKVQAFPFAAKISSQPKCFASPNALRSLSLPLAYNQNHILMIPTSHKFGTSEAGKLANPYGFMVQIARRYYRSRSGEKQLPWLEVANEVQGEGKVVEKAKMTRISASIQEGSAKKVSGKSSWEQSIERLDKSHKTTVPEIKPISATAATVSMKGGASAAASKERKSGLVEKAGEHRSDYGKRYVKYDDSDEEEVDDEMGEEIEDPRWDNIKNRFKGTVGAKVGTERPEFRRWNKQENWGRKTWKEATESTVPKIVGEGIYGVGPVLAALSADRREFYALYVQEGLDLSSNNRKKKDKKGFERVLKIAEKLDLSVKEASKHDLNMVVDNRPHQGLVLDASPLEMVKIKELDPVSVDEGKGSLWIALDEVTDPQNLGAIIRSSYFFGATGVVLCAKNSAPLSGVVSKASAGSLELMELRYCKNMMQFLVSSAENGWRVLGGSVSTKAISLDEVVPGPPTILVLGSEGTGLRPLVERSCTQLVRIPGNIPLDPNTSELDGESDDLNAQSSGREFLSFLAVESLNVSVAAGVLVHHLIGKKLVDSLPEDNKQSKVSGSTTPTVRQLRSFQTENIKNRNRE, encoded by the exons ATGTACACCAACATCTCCAAAGTCCAGGCATTTCCTTTTGCCGCTAAAATCTCTTCGCAACCCAAATGCTTCGCTTCACCCAACGCCTTAAGGTCCCTATCTTTACCGCTTGCTTATAATCAAAACCACATCTTAATGATCCCCACTTCACATAAATTTGGAACCTCGGAAGCGGGGAAGTTAGCAAATCCGTACGGCTTTATGGTACAAATTGCTAGAAGGTATTATAGGTCAAGAAGTGGCGAAAAACAACTTCCTTGGTTAGAAGTGGCTAATGAGGTTCAGGGAGAAGGTAAGGTGGTGGAGAAAGCAAAGATGACTAGGATTAGTGCCTCTATCCAGGAAGGGTCAGCAAAGAAGGTGAGTGGTAAGTCCTCTTGGGAACAATCCATTGAAAGGTTagataaaagtcataaaacaacAGTTCCAGAAATTAAGCCGATATCAGCAACGGCTGCAACAGTTTCTATGAAAGGCGGTGCATCAGCAGCTGCTAGTAAGGAAAGGAAGAGTGGATTGGTTGAGAAGGCTGGAGAGCACAGGAGTGATTATGGCAAAAGGTATGTGAAGTATGATGATAGTGACGAGGAAGAAGTTGATGATGAAATGGGGGAGGAGATTGAGGATCCAAGGTGGGATAACATAAAGAATAGGTTCAAGGGGACGGTGGGGGCAAAAGTTGGAACGGAGAGACCCGAGTTTCGAAGATGGAATAAGCAGGAGAACTGGGGTAGAAAGACATGGAAAGAGGCCACTGAATCCACTGTGCCTAAGATTGTTGGTGAAGGGATTTATGGGGTTGGTCCTGTTTTGGCTGCATTGTCAGCTGATCGAAGGGAGTTCTATGCATTGTATGTTCAAGAAGGATTGGATTTGAGTAGCAATAATAGGAAGAAGAAGGACAAGAAAGGCTTTGAAAGAGTTCTAAAGATTGCTGAGAAGCTAGATTTGAGTGTAAAAGAAGCATCAAAACACGATCTGAATATGGTGGTTGATAACCGTCCTCATcaaggtttggttttagatgCTTCACCACTAGAGATGGTGAAAATAAAGGAACTGGACCCTGTTTCTGTTGATGAGGGGAAGGGTTCCCTTTGGATAGCTTTGGATGAGGTTACCGATCCACAGAATTTAGGGGCAATAATTAGGTCTTCATACTTTTTTGGAGCGACTGGGGTAGTTTTATGTGCCAAGAATTCAGCTCCATTGAGTGGTGTTGTGAGCAAAGCAAGTGCAGGCTCTCTTGAGTTAATGGAACTTAGATATTGCAAGAATATGATGCAATTCTTGGTGTCTTCAGCTGAAAATGGTTGGCGGGTTCTTGGGGGCTCTGTCTCCACCAAAGCTATTTCTTTGGATGAGGTTGTACCAGGTCCGCCTACTATTCTTGTTTTGGGCAGCGAGGGCACTGGTTTGAGACCATTGGTGGAGAGATCATGCACTCAGTTAGTTAGGATTCCTGGGAATATTCCTCTTGACCCAAATACTAGTGAATTGGATGGTGAAAGTGATGATTTGAATGCTCAGAGCTCTGGTAGAGAGTTTCTATCATTTTTGGCCGTGGAAAGCTTAAATGTTAGTGTTGCAGCAGGTGTACTTGTTCACCATTTAATTGGGAAGAAGTTAGTGGATTCATTGCCAGAGGACAATAAACAG AGTAAAGTTTCAGGCTCAACAACACCCACTGTTAGGCAACTGAGATCTTTTCAAACTGAAAATATCAAGAACAGAAATAGAGAATAG
- the LOC108346860 gene encoding uncharacterized protein LOC108346860 isoform X2 yields the protein MYTNISKVQAFPFAAKISSQPKCFASPNALRSLSLPLAYNQNHILMIPTSHKFGTSEAGKLANPYGFMVQIARRYYRSRSGEKQLPWLEVANEVQGEGKVVEKAKMTRISASIQEGSAKKVSGKSSWEQSIERLDKSHKTTVPEIKPISATAATVSMKGGASAAASKERKSGLVEKAGEHRSDYGKRYVKYDDSDEEEVDDEMGEEIEDPRWDNIKNRFKGTVGAKVGTERPEFRRWNKQENWGRKTWKEATESTVPKIVGEGIYGVGPVLAALSADRREFYALYVQEGLDLSSNNRKKKDKKGFERVLKIAEKLDLSVKEASKHDLNMVVDNRPHQGLVLDASPLEMVKIKELDPVSVDEGKGSLWIALDEVTDPQNLGAIIRSSYFFGATGVVLCAKNSAPLSGVVSKASAGSLELMELRYCKNMMQFLVSSAENGWRVLGGSVSTKAISLDEVVPGPPTILVLGSEGTGLRPLVERSCTQLVRIPGNIPLDPNTSELDGESDDLNAQSSGREFLSFLAVESLNVSVAAGVLVHHLIGKKLVDSLPEDNKQFQVANGLINEWLGSEYDE from the exons ATGTACACCAACATCTCCAAAGTCCAGGCATTTCCTTTTGCCGCTAAAATCTCTTCGCAACCCAAATGCTTCGCTTCACCCAACGCCTTAAGGTCCCTATCTTTACCGCTTGCTTATAATCAAAACCACATCTTAATGATCCCCACTTCACATAAATTTGGAACCTCGGAAGCGGGGAAGTTAGCAAATCCGTACGGCTTTATGGTACAAATTGCTAGAAGGTATTATAGGTCAAGAAGTGGCGAAAAACAACTTCCTTGGTTAGAAGTGGCTAATGAGGTTCAGGGAGAAGGTAAGGTGGTGGAGAAAGCAAAGATGACTAGGATTAGTGCCTCTATCCAGGAAGGGTCAGCAAAGAAGGTGAGTGGTAAGTCCTCTTGGGAACAATCCATTGAAAGGTTagataaaagtcataaaacaacAGTTCCAGAAATTAAGCCGATATCAGCAACGGCTGCAACAGTTTCTATGAAAGGCGGTGCATCAGCAGCTGCTAGTAAGGAAAGGAAGAGTGGATTGGTTGAGAAGGCTGGAGAGCACAGGAGTGATTATGGCAAAAGGTATGTGAAGTATGATGATAGTGACGAGGAAGAAGTTGATGATGAAATGGGGGAGGAGATTGAGGATCCAAGGTGGGATAACATAAAGAATAGGTTCAAGGGGACGGTGGGGGCAAAAGTTGGAACGGAGAGACCCGAGTTTCGAAGATGGAATAAGCAGGAGAACTGGGGTAGAAAGACATGGAAAGAGGCCACTGAATCCACTGTGCCTAAGATTGTTGGTGAAGGGATTTATGGGGTTGGTCCTGTTTTGGCTGCATTGTCAGCTGATCGAAGGGAGTTCTATGCATTGTATGTTCAAGAAGGATTGGATTTGAGTAGCAATAATAGGAAGAAGAAGGACAAGAAAGGCTTTGAAAGAGTTCTAAAGATTGCTGAGAAGCTAGATTTGAGTGTAAAAGAAGCATCAAAACACGATCTGAATATGGTGGTTGATAACCGTCCTCATcaaggtttggttttagatgCTTCACCACTAGAGATGGTGAAAATAAAGGAACTGGACCCTGTTTCTGTTGATGAGGGGAAGGGTTCCCTTTGGATAGCTTTGGATGAGGTTACCGATCCACAGAATTTAGGGGCAATAATTAGGTCTTCATACTTTTTTGGAGCGACTGGGGTAGTTTTATGTGCCAAGAATTCAGCTCCATTGAGTGGTGTTGTGAGCAAAGCAAGTGCAGGCTCTCTTGAGTTAATGGAACTTAGATATTGCAAGAATATGATGCAATTCTTGGTGTCTTCAGCTGAAAATGGTTGGCGGGTTCTTGGGGGCTCTGTCTCCACCAAAGCTATTTCTTTGGATGAGGTTGTACCAGGTCCGCCTACTATTCTTGTTTTGGGCAGCGAGGGCACTGGTTTGAGACCATTGGTGGAGAGATCATGCACTCAGTTAGTTAGGATTCCTGGGAATATTCCTCTTGACCCAAATACTAGTGAATTGGATGGTGAAAGTGATGATTTGAATGCTCAGAGCTCTGGTAGAGAGTTTCTATCATTTTTGGCCGTGGAAAGCTTAAATGTTAGTGTTGCAGCAGGTGTACTTGTTCACCATTTAATTGGGAAGAAGTTAGTGGATTCATTGCCAGAGGACAATAAACAG TTCCAGGTTGCGAACGGTCTCATTAATGAATGGCTAGGTTCCGAATATGATGAGTAA
- the LOC108346860 gene encoding uncharacterized protein LOC108346860 isoform X3, whose amino-acid sequence MYTNISKVQAFPFAAKISSQPKCFASPNALRSLSLPLAYNQNHILMIPTSHKFGTSEAGKLANPYGFMVQIARRYYRSRSGEKQLPWLEVANEVQGEGKVVEKAKMTRISASIQEGSAKKVSGKSSWEQSIERLDKSHKTTVPEIKPISATAATVSMKGGASAAASKERKSGLVEKAGEHRSDYGKRYVKYDDSDEEEVDDEMGEEIEDPRWDNIKNRFKGTVGAKVGTERPEFRRWNKQENWGRKTWKEATESTVPKIVGEGIYGVGPVLAALSADRREFYALYVQEGLDLSSNNRKKKDKKGFERVLKIAEKLDLSVKEASKHDLNMVVDNRPHQGLVLDASPLEMVKIKELDPVSVDEGKGSLWIALDEVTDPQNLGAIIRSSYFFGATGVVLCAKNSAPLSGVVSKASAGSLELMELRYCKNMMQFLVSSAENGWRVLGGSVSTKAISLDEVVPGPPTILVLGSEGTGLRPLVERSCTQLVRIPGNIPLDPNTSELDGESDDLNAQSSGREFLSFLAVESLNVSVAAGVLVHHLIGKKLVDSLPEDNKQVVVSE is encoded by the coding sequence ATGTACACCAACATCTCCAAAGTCCAGGCATTTCCTTTTGCCGCTAAAATCTCTTCGCAACCCAAATGCTTCGCTTCACCCAACGCCTTAAGGTCCCTATCTTTACCGCTTGCTTATAATCAAAACCACATCTTAATGATCCCCACTTCACATAAATTTGGAACCTCGGAAGCGGGGAAGTTAGCAAATCCGTACGGCTTTATGGTACAAATTGCTAGAAGGTATTATAGGTCAAGAAGTGGCGAAAAACAACTTCCTTGGTTAGAAGTGGCTAATGAGGTTCAGGGAGAAGGTAAGGTGGTGGAGAAAGCAAAGATGACTAGGATTAGTGCCTCTATCCAGGAAGGGTCAGCAAAGAAGGTGAGTGGTAAGTCCTCTTGGGAACAATCCATTGAAAGGTTagataaaagtcataaaacaacAGTTCCAGAAATTAAGCCGATATCAGCAACGGCTGCAACAGTTTCTATGAAAGGCGGTGCATCAGCAGCTGCTAGTAAGGAAAGGAAGAGTGGATTGGTTGAGAAGGCTGGAGAGCACAGGAGTGATTATGGCAAAAGGTATGTGAAGTATGATGATAGTGACGAGGAAGAAGTTGATGATGAAATGGGGGAGGAGATTGAGGATCCAAGGTGGGATAACATAAAGAATAGGTTCAAGGGGACGGTGGGGGCAAAAGTTGGAACGGAGAGACCCGAGTTTCGAAGATGGAATAAGCAGGAGAACTGGGGTAGAAAGACATGGAAAGAGGCCACTGAATCCACTGTGCCTAAGATTGTTGGTGAAGGGATTTATGGGGTTGGTCCTGTTTTGGCTGCATTGTCAGCTGATCGAAGGGAGTTCTATGCATTGTATGTTCAAGAAGGATTGGATTTGAGTAGCAATAATAGGAAGAAGAAGGACAAGAAAGGCTTTGAAAGAGTTCTAAAGATTGCTGAGAAGCTAGATTTGAGTGTAAAAGAAGCATCAAAACACGATCTGAATATGGTGGTTGATAACCGTCCTCATcaaggtttggttttagatgCTTCACCACTAGAGATGGTGAAAATAAAGGAACTGGACCCTGTTTCTGTTGATGAGGGGAAGGGTTCCCTTTGGATAGCTTTGGATGAGGTTACCGATCCACAGAATTTAGGGGCAATAATTAGGTCTTCATACTTTTTTGGAGCGACTGGGGTAGTTTTATGTGCCAAGAATTCAGCTCCATTGAGTGGTGTTGTGAGCAAAGCAAGTGCAGGCTCTCTTGAGTTAATGGAACTTAGATATTGCAAGAATATGATGCAATTCTTGGTGTCTTCAGCTGAAAATGGTTGGCGGGTTCTTGGGGGCTCTGTCTCCACCAAAGCTATTTCTTTGGATGAGGTTGTACCAGGTCCGCCTACTATTCTTGTTTTGGGCAGCGAGGGCACTGGTTTGAGACCATTGGTGGAGAGATCATGCACTCAGTTAGTTAGGATTCCTGGGAATATTCCTCTTGACCCAAATACTAGTGAATTGGATGGTGAAAGTGATGATTTGAATGCTCAGAGCTCTGGTAGAGAGTTTCTATCATTTTTGGCCGTGGAAAGCTTAAATGTTAGTGTTGCAGCAGGTGTACTTGTTCACCATTTAATTGGGAAGAAGTTAGTGGATTCATTGCCAGAGGACAATAAACAGGTTGTCGTGTCTGAGTGA
- the LOC108347521 gene encoding hexokinase-1 codes for MGKVAVGAAVVCAAAVCAAAALVVRHRMISSRKWSRAMAILKDFEEKSGTPLAKLRQVADAMDVEMHAGLASEGGSKLNMLISFVDNLPTGDEKGLYYALDLGGTNFRVLRVHLGGKDKGVLGQEFAEVSIPPHLMTGTSEALFDFIAAALAKFVASEPEGFHPPPGRQRELGFTFSFPVRQTSISSGTLIKWTKGFNIEDTVGEDVVGELTKSMEKIGLDMRIAALVNDTIGTLAGGRFYNQDVIAAVILGTGTNAAYVERAHAIPKWHGLIPKSGDMVINMEWGNFRSNLSLTEYDLALDAESLNPGEQIFEKLISGMYLGEIIRRVLLKMAEEADFFGDTVPPKLKVPFILRTPDMAAMHHDTTPDLKVVGNKLKDTLEISNTSLKMRKIVVELCDIVATRGARLAAAGILGILKKLGRDTVKVGEKQKSVIALDGGLYEHYTKFRECLESTLKELLGEEAAETIVIEHANDGSGIGAALLAASHSQYLGVEES; via the exons ATGGGCAAGGTCGCGGTGGGAGCTGCTGTTGTCTGTGCCGCGGCCGTTTGTGCCGCGGCGGCGCTGGTGGTGCGCCACCGCATGATTAGTTCCCGCAAGTGGAGTCGAGCCATGGCCATACTGAAAGACTTTGAGGAAAAGAGTGGGACCCCACTTGCGAAGCTCAGACAAGTGGCTGATGCCATGGATGTGGAGATGCACGCAGGGCTCGCATCTGAAGGTGGTAGCAAGCTTAACATGTTGATCAGTTTCGTCGACAATCTCCCTACTGG GGATGAGAAAGGACTCTATTATGCACTGGATCTTGGTGGCACAAACTTCCGTGTCCTTCGTGTACATTTGGGTGGGAAAGACAAAGGTGTTCTTGGCCAAGAGTTTGCAGAAGTTTCAATTCCTCCACATTTGATGACTGGTACTTCGGAG gcattatttgattttatagcAGCAGCTCTTGCCAAGTTTGTTGCTTCAGAACCAGAAGGTTTTCATCCTCCACCCGGCAGACAAAGAGAACTGGGTTTTACATTCTCATTCCCAGTGAGGCAAACATCAATTTCATCTGGGACTCTAATTAAGTGGACTAAAGGTTTTAATATTGAAGATACG GTTGGTGAAGATGTAGTGGGAGAGCTAACCAAGTCCATGGAAAAAATTGGGCTGGATATGCGAATTGCTGCTCTA GTTAATGATACCATTGGAACATTAGCCGGAGGCAGATTCTACAATCAGGATGTAATTGCTGCTGTGATTCTTGGTACTGGGACAAATGCAGCATATGTAGAACGTGCACATGCTATTCCAAAATGGCACGGCCTTATACCAAAATCTGGAGATATG GTTATAAACATGGAGTGGGGTAATTTCCGATCAAATCTTTCTCTAACAGAATATGATCTGGCTCTTGATGCTGAGAGTTTAAACCCTGGAGAACAG atttttgagaaattgattTCGGGCATGTATTTGGGGGAGATTATTAGGAGAGTTTTGTTGAAGATGGCTGAAGAAGCTGACTTTTTTGGAGATACTGTTCCACCCAAATTGAAAGTTCCTTTCATACTTAG GACACCTGACATGGCAGCCATGCACCACGACACTACTCCTGATCTGAAAGTGGTTGGAAACAAATTAAAGGATACATTAGAG ATCTCGAACACTTCCCTAAAAATGAGGAAGATTGTTGTGGAACTATGTGACATTGTTGCTACTCGCGGGGCCCGCCTTGCTGCTGCTGGTATTTTGGGCATCCTCAAGAAACTAGGAAGAGACACAGTTAAGGTTGGGGAGAAGCAAAAGTCAGTGATAGCATTGGATGGAGGATTGTATGAACACTACACTAAATTCAGAGAATGCCTGGAGAGTACACTGAAGGAATTGCTGGGAGAGGAGGCTGCTGAGACCATTGTCATTGAGCACGCTAATGATGGCTCCGGCATTGGTGCAGCCCTTCTAGCAGCTTCTCACTCCCAATATTTGGGAGTGGAGGAGTCTTAA
- the LOC108346857 gene encoding probable 3-hydroxyisobutyrate dehydrogenase-like 1, mitochondrial has product MPLTSPLLNLRSLHCRIRHCHSSTVRNFMAAAEPISPSNTRVGWIGTGVMGQSMCAHLIRAGYTLTVFNRTASKAQPLVDLGAHFAASPNAVASRSDVVFSIVGYPSDVRSVLLHPTSGALAALRPGGVLVDMTTSEPSLAAEIAEAAADKGCHSVDAPVSGGDRGAKNGTLAIFAGGEESTVKNLEPLFSVMGKVNYMGGSGKGQFAKLANQVTIASTMVGLVEGMVYAHKAGLDVGLYLEAISTGAAGSKSLDLYGKRILKRDFEAGFFVNHFVKDLGICLKECQNMGIALPGLALAQQLYLSLKAHGEGYLGTQALILVLERLNNVSLPPSDA; this is encoded by the coding sequence ATGCCGCTCACCTCTCCCCTGCTAAATCTCCGCTCCCTCCACTGTCGTATCCGCCACTGCCACTCCTCCACCGTCCGAAACTTCATGGCCGCCGCCGAGCCCATAAGCCCATCAAACACTCGTGTGGGCTGGATCGGCACTGGCGTCATGGGCCAGTCCATGTGCGCCCACCTCATCCGGGCCGGCTACACTCTCACCGTCTTCAACCGCACTGCGTCCAAGGCCCAACCTCTCGTCGACCTCGGGGCCCACTTCGCTGCTTCCCCCAACGCCGTCGCCTCCCGCTCCGACGTCGTATTCTCCATCGTCGGCTACCCCTCCGACGTGCGCTCCGTCCTCCTCCACCCAACCTCCGGTGCGCTCGCCGCCCTCCGCCCCGGCGGTGTCCTAGTTGACATGACCACCTCGGAGCCCTCCCTCGCCGCCGAAATTGCGGAGGCAGCCGCGGACAAAGGCTGTCACTCCGTCGACGCCCCCGTCTCCGGCGGCGACCGAGGCGCGAAGAACGGAACCCTAGCGATTTTCGCCGGCGGGGAGGAATCGACAGTGAAGAATCTGGAACCCTTGTTTTCAGTGATGGGGAAAGTGAACTACATGGGAGGGAGTGGGAAGGGGCAATTCGCGAAATTGGCGAATCAGGTGACGATAGCGTCGACGATGGTGGGGCTGGTGGAGGGAATGGTGTACGCGCACAAGGCGGGGTTGGATGTAGGGTTGTACCTGGAGGCGATTTCCACCGGCGCGGCCGGTTCGAAGTCGCTGGACTTGTACGGAAAGAGGATCTTAAAGAGGGATTTTGAAGCGGGGTTTTTCGTGAACCactttgttaaagatttggGGATTTGTCTGAAGGAATGTCAGAACATGGGGATTGCTTTACCTGGTTTGGCTCTTGCCCAACAGCTTTATTTGTCGCTTAAGGCTCATGGTGAAGGATATTTGGGTACTCAGGCTCTGATTTTGGTACTCGAGCGACTCAACAATGTCTCCCTTCCTCCCTCCGATGCCTGA